Proteins from a single region of Artemia franciscana chromosome 2, ASM3288406v1, whole genome shotgun sequence:
- the LOC136036890 gene encoding zinc finger protein 239-like isoform X4, with the protein MDTTYLFKSADVKQGDTIDSIYENDPFKQEHGKQFVPGFTSVYLKQETDSDCEPVLASDFHVFSNNDVTEKEDRKQNPCSSLEILPGGDLYKHQKPYEEEKVFGCDICEKTFSQRYQMLNHRRIHTGEKPFKCAMCEKTFTTSSVLSRHRIVIHGGEKRFSCDTCRKGFSSSYNLSKHQKTHTGEKPFVCNICEKSFTFAFSLSSHRRLHTGEKPFECEKCNRSFHSASSLSKHRKTHSGKKSFECDMCEKSFTFRFSLSSHRRIHTGEKPFECDMCKKSFSTSSSLSLHRKIHTGEKPFQCEVCKKCFPSSSNLSKHQKTHTREKLFECGLCKKTFVSSSSLGKHGRAHDEENVSSK; encoded by the coding sequence gtgaTACTATTGATTCAATCTATGAAAATGACCCGTTCAAACAAGAACACGGAAAACAGTTTGTTCCTGGCTTTACAAGTGTATATCTTAAGCAAGAAACCGATTCAGATTGTGAACCTGTGCTGGCTAGTGACTTCCACGTATTTTCTAACAATGATGTCACTGAAAAGGAGGACCGTAAACAAAATCCATGTAGTTCATTAGAAATATTACCCGGAGGAGATCTATATAAACATCAAAAACcttatgaagaagaaaaagtttttgggTGTGATATATGTGAGAAAACATTCTCACAAAGATACCAAATGTTGAATCATAGAAGAATTCATACTGGAGAGAAACCTTTCAAATGTGCTATGTGTGAGAAAACATTTACCACCAGCTCAGTGTTATCGCGTCATCGAATAGTTATTCATGGAGGGGAAAAACGTTTCAGCTGTGACACATGTAGAAAAGGCTTCTCTTCTAGTTATAATTTGTCTAAACATCAAAAAACTCATACTGGTGAAAAGCCTTTTGTTTGTAATAtatgtgaaaaaagttttacttttgcaTTCAGTTTGTCTTCACATCGAAGACTTCACACAGGTGAGAAACCTTTTGAATGTGAAAAATGTAATAGAAGCTTTCATTCTGCTTCCAGTTTATCAAAACACCGAAAAACTCATAGTGGAAAAAAATCCTTTGAGTGTGATATGTGTGAAAAATCTTTCACTTTTAGATTCAGTTTGTCGTCACATCGAAGAATTCACACTGGGGAGAAACCTTTTGAATGTGATATGtgtaagaaaagtttttctactagTTCCAGCTTGTCCCTACATAGAAAAATACATACTGGGGAAAAACCCTTCCAATGTGAGGTTTGTAAGAAATGTTTCCCCTCTAGCTCTAATttatcaaaacatcaaaaaaccCATACAAGGGAAAAACTCTTTGAGTGTGGGCTATGTAAGAAAACCTTTGTCTCGAGTTCTAGCTTAGGGAAACATGGAAGAGCTCACGATGAAGAGAATGTGTCTTCTAAATAA